A genome region from Triticum aestivum cultivar Chinese Spring chromosome 2B, IWGSC CS RefSeq v2.1, whole genome shotgun sequence includes the following:
- the LOC100873147 gene encoding ent-kaur-16-ene synthase, chloroplastic: MATARIAAGTSSAIAGHRLRPATVSPLVSNLSRSHHHRRNQPLGLASARAAEHGLTGAHRPEFFPHDHCRPPPCSMSARRTRTMVTSALANVEEASAEENACLQNMERKARIRKQLLEAELLPSSYDTAWVAMVPLSGSPQVPCFPKCVEWILQNQQSNGSWGLIQMDSSVNKDVLSSTLACVLALKRWNVGGEHIKRGLCFIRRNFSIVTNEQSDTPIGFNITFSGMLILGTEMGLEFPVGQNDLDRILHLREVELKRLLGDKSDGRKEYMAYVAEGLGNLLDWNQVMKFQRKNGSLFNSPSTTAAALIHNFDDKALHYLNLFVNKFGGSVPTVYPTNIHCQLSLVDYLETIGTSHHFSSEIKSILDVAHSFWLQRDEEIMLDVATCAMAFRLLRMNGYDVSSDDLYHVDASTFHNSLQGYLNDTKSILELYKASKVSVSENEFSLDNIGYWSGRLLTEKLLSERVQTTAIFQEVEYALKFPFYATMERIGHKRNIEHFDVCGSQKLKTEHLPCRVSQDFLALAIEDFSFSQSIYQDELLHLESWAKGNRLDQLQFARQKLAYCYLAAAATIFPPELSDARMSWAKNGVLTTVVDDFFDVGGSKEEHENLVTLVEKWDDHSKDEFCSEQVKILFYAIYTTVNQLGVVASAIQNRDVRKHLIELWLQLLRSMMSEAEWRMRKYVPTVEQYMSNAVVSFTLGPIVLTSLYFVGPKLSGCVIQDQEYKELFRLTSTIGRLLNDIQGLERESREGNLDCVSLLILHSGGSMSIETAKETIQKAIASCRKDLLKLVLRENTVVPRPCKELFWKMCKIVHLFYSQTDGFSSPNEMVSAVNAVINEPLKLQINNRPLPMQSVN; the protein is encoded by the exons ATGGCGACCGCGAGAATAGCCGCCGGGACCTCTTCCGCCATCGCCGGACATCGCCTCCGGCCTGCCACGGTGTCGCCGCTCGTGTCGAACTTGTCTCGCTCACACCATCACAGAAGAAACCAGCCTCTTGGCCTTGCCTCCGCCCGTGCCGCCGAGCATGGTCTCACCGGAGCACACCGCCCCGAGTTCTTCCCTCATGACCATTGCCGTCCTCCTCCCTGTTCGATGAGCGCGAGGAGGACGCGGACGATGGTAACTTCCGCTTTAG CAAATGTGGAGGAGGCATCTGCCGAAGAAAATGCATGTCTCCAAAACATG GAGCGGAAGGCTAGAATAAGGAAGCAGCTCCTGGAAGCTGAGTTGTTGCCATCTTCCTACGACACCGCCTGGGTGGCTATGGTGCCCTTGTCGGGCTCTCCTCAAGTTCCATGCTTCCCAAAGTGTGTTGAGTGGATCCTACAAAACCAGCAGAGCAATGGATCTTGGGGTCTCATCCAAATGGACTCCTCCGTCAACAAGGATGTCCTCTCATCCACATTGGCTTGTGTGCTGGCACTTAAGAGATGGAATGTTGGTGGTGAGCATATCAAGAGAG GACTATGTTTCATCAGAAGAAATTTCTCTATTGTTACGAATGAGCAGAGTGATACCCCTATAGGCTTCAATATCACGTTTTCGGGTATGCTTATCCTTGGGACTGAGATGGGTTTGGAATTTCCGGTTGGACAAAATGATCTTGATAGGATTCTTCACCTCCGGGAGGTGGAGCTGAAAAG ACTTCTTGGGGATAAATCCGATGGGAGAAAAGAATATATGGCTTATGTTGCTGAAGGGCTAGGAAACCTGCTGGACTGGAATCAAGTTATGAAGTTCCAGAGGAAGAATGGGTCGTTGTTCAACTCTCCTTCCACAACTGCTGCTGCACTAATCCACAATTTTGATGACAAAGCCCTACACTACTTAAATTTGTTTGTCAATAAATTTGGTGGTTCAG TGCCAACAGTTTATCCAACAAATATACATTGTCAGCTTTCATTGGTAGATTATCTTGAAACCATCGGGACATCTCATCATTTTTCTAGTGAGATAAAGAGCATCCTGGACGTGGCACACAG TTTCTGGTTACAGAGAGATGAGGAAATCATGCTAGATGTAGCAACATGTGCAATGGCATTCCGTCTTTTGCGAATGAACGGATATGATGTTTCCTCGG ATGATCTGTATCATGTTGATGCATCCACCTTCCATAATTCACTTCAGGGATATTTAAATGATACAAAATCTATATTGGAATTGTACAAAGCTTCAAAAGTCAGTGTATCAGAAAATGAATTTAGCCTAGATAACATAGGCTACTGGTCAGGCAGGTTATTGACAGAAAAATTGCTCTCCGAGCGGGTGCAAACAACGGCAATATTTCAAGAG GTTGAGTATGCTCTTAAATTTCCCTTCTATGCCACAATGGAACGTATAGGCCACAAGAGGAACATTGAACACTTCGATGTTTGTGGTTCTCAAAAGCTAAAGACAGAACATCT GCCATGTCGTGTCAGCCAAGATTTCCTGGCTTTGGCTATTGAAGATTTCAGTTTTTCTCAATCTATTTACCAGGATGAACTCCTGCATCTTGAAAG TTGGGCGAAAGGGAATCGGCTGGACCAATTACAGTTTGCACGGCAGAAGCTGGCATATTGTTatcttgctgctgctgctactatattTCCTCCTGAACTGTCTGATGCTCGCATGTCGTGGGCCAAAAATGGTGTGCTCACAACTGTTGTTGATGACTTCTTCGATGTTGGGGGatcaaaagaagaacatgaaaacCTCGTAACATTAGTTGAGAA GTGGGATGATCACTCCAAAGATGAGTTCTGCTCTGAGCAAGTGAAAATATTGTTTTATGCTATCTATACTACAGTCAATCAGCTTGGAGTAGTAGCTTCTGCAATACAAAACCGTGATGTTCGAAAGCACCTGATAGAATTA TGGCTACAACTGTTGAGGTCTATGATGTCTGAGGCAGAATGGCGGATGAGAAAATATGTGCCAACAGTTGAGCAATACATGTCAAATGCAGTTGTTTCCTTCACACTGGGGCCCATTGTGCTCACATCGTTGTACTTTGTTGGGCCAAAGCTCTCGGGATGTGTTATCCAAGATCAAGAATACAAGGAGTTATTTAGGCTAACGAGCACAATTGGTCGTCTCCTCAATGATATCCAAGGCCTTGAG AGGGAGAGCAGGGAGGGAAACCTGGATTGTGTCTCACTACTTATTCTCCACAGTGGTGGTTCTATGTCAATTGAAACGGCTAAAGAAACGATACAGAAGGCCATAGCCTCATGTAGAAAAGACTTGCTAAAGCTGGTTCTTAGGGAAAACACAGTTGTTCCTAGGCCATGCAAGGAGCTGTTCTGGAAGATGTGCAAGATAGTTCACTTGTTCTACTCTCAGACTGATGGATTTAGCTCGCCAAACGAAATGGTGAGTGCGGTTAATGCAGTTATCAACGAGCCGCTAAAACTCCAAATCAACAATCGACCTTTGCCCATGCAGTCAGTAAATTAA